The Triticum aestivum cultivar Chinese Spring chromosome 3A, IWGSC CS RefSeq v2.1, whole genome shotgun sequence genome includes a region encoding these proteins:
- the LOC123058989 gene encoding auxin-responsive protein SAUR71 codes for MAMAMWRKKEAAGASGGAAPACVVRSAGEGGGKIPKGYVPMVLVGDEGEREERVLVHVGMLTEPRVLALLEMSAQRFGYGQRGVLRIPCGVERFEQTVRGHRRETQEPACAAAH; via the coding sequence ATGGCCATGGCTATGTGGAGAAAGAAGGAGGCGGCCGGAGCCAGCGGCGGCGCCGCCCCGGCATGCGTTGTTCGCTCCGCCGGCGAGGGCGGGGGCAAGATCCCGAAGGGCTACGTCCCGATGGTCCTCGTCGGCGACGAGGGAGAAAGGGAGGAAAGGGTGCTGGTTCACGTCGGGATGCTCACGGAGCCGCGCGTCCTGGCTCTGCTGGAGATGTCCGCGCAGCGGTTCGGGTACGGCCAGCGGGGCGTCCTGAGGATCCCGTGCGGCGTGGAGCGGTTCGAGCAGACGGTCCGTGGCCACCGGCGGGAGACGCAGGAGcctgcgtgcgcggcagcacactAG